In Devosia sp. 1566, a single genomic region encodes these proteins:
- a CDS encoding GcrA family cell cycle regulator, with the protein MVSETQPQGWTDDRVELLKKLWMEGLSASQIAGELGEGVTRNAVIGKVHRLKLSARAKPTNTAARSRPAPRPAPRRMSSPSTGSSSPMTAAAASSKPRQMASRPQSIGATALAVSPEMESQPYVAPAAAEIFIPEDKRLSLLQLSEQTCKWPIGDPLAKDFYFCGGHAQESGPYCEFHSRRAYHQIDKKRR; encoded by the coding sequence ATGGTTTCGGAGACACAGCCACAAGGCTGGACAGACGACCGCGTGGAGCTCTTGAAGAAGCTTTGGATGGAAGGTTTGAGCGCCAGCCAGATCGCTGGCGAACTGGGTGAAGGGGTCACCCGCAATGCGGTGATCGGTAAGGTGCACCGGCTCAAGCTGTCGGCCCGCGCCAAGCCCACCAACACGGCGGCCCGCTCACGGCCAGCCCCCCGCCCGGCACCGCGCCGGATGTCTTCCCCTTCCACTGGATCGTCGAGCCCGATGACGGCCGCGGCAGCTTCCTCCAAGCCGCGCCAGATGGCGAGCCGGCCCCAGTCCATCGGCGCTACCGCACTGGCGGTGAGCCCGGAAATGGAAAGCCAGCCTTATGTGGCGCCCGCGGCGGCTGAAATCTTCATCCCCGAAGACAAGCGCCTCAGCCTGCTGCAGTTGAGCGAGCAGACCTGCAAGTGGCCAATCGGCGACCCACTGGCCAAGGATTTCTACTTCTGCGGCGGCCACGCCCAGGAAAGCGGCCCCTATTGCGAGTTCCATTCGCGCCGGGCCTACCACCAGATCGACAAGAAGCGCCGCTGA
- a CDS encoding aspartate aminotransferase family protein — MSALYGTYARSGLAFERGEGMRLYDQNGVAYLDFHSGIAVNALGHGDPHLVETLKSAAEKVWHTSNVFTIPEQERLGQRLVEATFADSVFFTNSGAEALECAIKTARHYFWAKGETDRYEIIAFTGSFHGRTLGTIAAGGNPNYLEGFGPPVPGFKHTAPGDLAAVEALITPQTCAILIETVQGEGGVSAMTPEFMQGLRRLCDEHGMLLVLDEVQCGYGRTGRFFAFEWSNITPDIVAVAKAIGGGFPLGACLARGDVAASMVPGTHGSTYGGNPLATAVGNAVLDRILEPGFIEHVDQMGQRLAWHLQQLAQRFPDQVLELRGKGLLAGIKITPPVRDFVERLRSDHQLLAIGAGENVLRLLPPLIVTEADIEEAVGKIAAALEAIGAETRVGLAAD, encoded by the coding sequence ATGTCTGCGCTCTACGGCACCTATGCCCGCTCCGGTCTCGCCTTTGAGCGAGGCGAAGGCATGCGCCTGTATGACCAGAACGGCGTGGCCTATCTTGATTTCCATTCCGGCATCGCGGTCAATGCGCTGGGCCATGGCGATCCCCATCTGGTGGAAACGCTCAAGTCAGCGGCCGAGAAGGTGTGGCACACCTCCAATGTGTTCACTATTCCCGAGCAGGAGCGGCTGGGTCAACGGCTGGTTGAGGCCACATTCGCGGACTCTGTGTTCTTCACCAATTCGGGCGCCGAGGCCCTCGAATGCGCGATCAAGACCGCGCGGCATTACTTCTGGGCCAAGGGCGAAACCGATCGCTATGAGATCATCGCCTTTACCGGCTCTTTCCACGGCCGGACCCTGGGCACCATCGCCGCTGGCGGCAATCCCAACTATCTCGAAGGCTTCGGCCCGCCGGTCCCTGGCTTCAAGCACACCGCTCCCGGTGATCTGGCTGCGGTGGAGGCGCTGATCACGCCGCAGACCTGCGCCATTCTCATCGAGACGGTTCAAGGCGAAGGCGGCGTTTCTGCCATGACCCCTGAATTCATGCAGGGCTTGCGCCGGCTGTGCGATGAGCACGGCATGCTGCTCGTGCTCGACGAAGTGCAGTGCGGCTATGGCCGCACTGGCCGGTTCTTTGCCTTTGAGTGGAGCAACATTACGCCCGACATCGTCGCCGTAGCCAAGGCAATTGGCGGCGGCTTTCCGCTCGGCGCTTGTCTTGCCAGGGGTGATGTCGCGGCTTCCATGGTGCCTGGCACCCATGGCTCCACCTATGGCGGCAATCCCCTCGCCACGGCGGTGGGCAATGCCGTGCTCGACCGTATCCTTGAGCCCGGCTTCATCGAGCATGTCGACCAGATGGGCCAGCGCCTCGCTTGGCATCTGCAGCAACTGGCACAACGCTTTCCCGACCAGGTCCTGGAACTGCGCGGCAAGGGCCTCCTCGCCGGCATCAAGATCACCCCCCCGGTGCGCGACTTCGTCGAGCGCCTCCGGAGCGATCACCAGTTGCTAGCCATCGGCGCCGGCGAGAATGTGCTGCGCCTCCTGCCGCCACTGATCGTGACCGAGGCCGATATCGAAGAAGCGGTGGGCAAGATCGCTGCCGCCCTCGAGGCAATTGGGGCAGAAACACGCGTCGGCCTCGCTGCCGACTGA
- the argF gene encoding ornithine carbamoyltransferase has product MTGDTRHFLNIDDFTYAELRGMLNAAVSLKDRLKQGDRPQLLKDKVLAMIFERQSTRTRVSFDVGMRQLGGETLMLSGQEMQLSREETLQDTARVMSRYVDAIMIRILSHADLVELAEGSSVPVINGLTRRAHPCQIMADLMTFEEHRGPIKGAKIAWVGDSNNVLHSWVNAAELFECELTIAVPDEYWPEKDLMEDIKKAGSWVNLIEDPREAVAGADLVITDTWVSMGDTDAAERRRVLKPYRVDTNLMAQADKNALFMHCLPAHRGDEVTDDVIDGPQSVVWDEAENRLHAQKAILCWAFGVETN; this is encoded by the coding sequence ATGACCGGCGACACTAGACACTTTCTCAATATCGACGACTTCACCTATGCCGAACTGCGGGGCATGCTCAACGCCGCTGTTTCCCTTAAGGACCGACTCAAGCAGGGCGATCGCCCCCAGCTCCTCAAGGACAAGGTGCTGGCCATGATCTTCGAGCGCCAATCTACCCGCACCCGCGTGTCCTTTGATGTCGGCATGCGCCAGCTCGGGGGCGAAACCCTGATGCTCTCGGGCCAGGAAATGCAGCTGTCGCGCGAAGAAACGCTGCAGGACACTGCGCGGGTGATGAGCCGCTATGTCGATGCCATCATGATCCGCATCCTGTCCCATGCCGATCTGGTGGAACTGGCCGAAGGCTCGAGCGTACCCGTGATCAACGGCTTGACGCGCCGCGCCCATCCCTGCCAGATCATGGCTGACCTCATGACCTTTGAAGAGCATCGCGGTCCCATCAAGGGCGCCAAGATCGCCTGGGTGGGCGACAGCAACAATGTGCTCCATTCCTGGGTCAACGCCGCCGAACTGTTTGAATGCGAGCTGACCATCGCGGTGCCCGACGAGTATTGGCCCGAAAAAGACTTGATGGAAGACATCAAGAAGGCCGGTTCCTGGGTCAATCTCATCGAGGATCCCCGCGAGGCTGTCGCAGGCGCCGATCTGGTGATCACCGATACCTGGGTTTCCATGGGCGATACCGATGCTGCCGAGCGCCGCCGGGTCTTGAAACCTTACCGGGTGGACACCAATTTGATGGCGCAGGCAGACAAGAACGCCTTGTTCATGCACTGCCTGCCTGCCCACCGCGGCGACGAAGTGACCGACGACGTGATCGACGGTCCGCAGTCAGTTGTGTGGGACGAGGCTGAAAATCGCCTCCACGCGCAAAAAGCCATTCTGTGCTGGGCCTTTGGGGTCGAAACGAACTGA
- a CDS encoding Hsp33 family molecular chaperone: MSSLGLDRPETGDDAVVPFTLDKLDTRGRSVRLGDALDTILSRHAYPAPVARLLGEAVVLAALIGSSLKFEGRFIMQTQTDGPVNLIVVDFDAPDGLRGYARFDREALTKAAEEGKLQPGQLLGHGHLAMTIDQGPHTERYQGIVALDGNSLEEVAHTYFMQSEQIPTMVRLAVAEFTRKGDHRPHWRAGGMLIQHLPETGMSVMADLPGDGNWDNPETADPDFEEPDGWNEAKTLLTTLEDVELADPDLSPERLLFRLYHETGVRVFSPLPMVERCTCSADRIEDMLANSFSSEERQEMAVDGEIEVVCEFCSTAYRFNPHQFDAKH, from the coding sequence ATGTCATCCCTGGGGCTGGACCGGCCCGAAACCGGGGACGACGCCGTGGTGCCATTTACGCTCGACAAGCTCGATACGCGCGGCCGCTCCGTGCGCCTGGGCGATGCGCTCGACACCATCCTGTCGCGCCATGCCTATCCCGCTCCCGTCGCGCGCCTCCTGGGTGAAGCAGTGGTGCTGGCCGCCCTGATCGGCTCCTCGCTTAAATTTGAGGGCCGTTTCATTATGCAGACCCAGACCGATGGTCCAGTGAACCTGATCGTCGTCGATTTCGATGCGCCTGATGGCCTGCGCGGCTATGCGCGCTTTGACCGAGAAGCGCTCACCAAGGCTGCCGAAGAAGGCAAGCTCCAGCCCGGCCAGTTGCTGGGGCACGGTCATCTTGCCATGACCATCGACCAGGGCCCGCATACCGAGCGCTATCAGGGCATTGTTGCACTCGACGGGAACTCGCTCGAGGAAGTGGCGCATACCTACTTCATGCAGTCCGAGCAGATCCCCACCATGGTGCGCCTAGCGGTTGCCGAGTTCACCCGCAAGGGCGATCACCGCCCTCATTGGCGTGCCGGCGGCATGCTGATCCAGCATCTGCCCGAAACCGGCATGTCGGTGATGGCTGACCTGCCGGGCGATGGCAATTGGGACAATCCAGAGACTGCAGATCCTGACTTCGAGGAGCCGGACGGCTGGAACGAAGCCAAGACGTTGCTGACGACCCTTGAAGACGTGGAACTGGCTGATCCTGATCTTTCGCCCGAGCGGCTGCTGTTCCGACTTTACCATGAAACCGGAGTGCGCGTGTTCTCCCCGCTGCCCATGGTCGAGCGCTGCACCTGTTCTGCCGATCGCATCGAGGACATGCTGGCCAATAGTTTCTCCTCCGAGGAGCGTCAGGAGATGGCAGTAGACGGTGAGATCGAAGTGGTTTGTGAGTTCTGCTCGACCGCCTATCGCTTCAATCCGCACCAGTTTGACGCCAAGCACTAA
- a CDS encoding glycosyltransferase, with amino-acid sequence MSDAVELIGQVLGNACLDASMARAILETALAREVDPLHYCATVLGVSDAALMERAAAWIGLAFYPKVPSHLEGQLQPLRLEALRDVRLVRLKVLDRDVAFCAPDFLGLLRLKAALRQHPELARYLCLVPERSLRSYLVRGAGRALIDSARQNLTRRWPRAAAQLELTAGARSAFVLGVVMLVALVLMAPYVSQLYLLPFAILMLVVPALVRIAALAVTPQEPPQSSERGNDADLPVYSVLIPLRDEAAMVPQLAEAMTALNYPPDKLDIIFVVEASSTTTVEAVQAQLHHPQFSLVAVPDAAPRTKPKALDFALPLCRGEFVVIFDAEDTPHPDQLWRVAHRFRDAPQLQCVQARLVIDNGTENWLTALFAGEYAGLFTVVLPALSRWGLPMPLGGTSNHFRVDTLRSMGGWDAFNVTEDADLGMRLARLHHAVETIDIGTVEEAPTQLGTWMAQRSRWMKGWMQTFIVHNRDPRLLLRHAGLGRTLAFELMILSMIIAPLLHVGLLATLLARWLLGASPWASGWDFWSLLYLGIFALGYGSAVATTWAGLRRLERDDLLLVQLLLPFYWLLSAAATLRALHELTNRPFHWSKTRHRPVSRNRLRLPAPARTGWQLFAGR; translated from the coding sequence ATGTCCGATGCTGTGGAACTGATCGGGCAGGTGCTCGGCAATGCCTGTTTAGATGCGAGCATGGCCCGGGCCATTCTCGAAACGGCGCTGGCGCGAGAGGTTGATCCGCTCCATTATTGCGCCACGGTGCTGGGCGTCAGCGACGCCGCGCTTATGGAGCGTGCCGCCGCCTGGATAGGGCTGGCCTTTTACCCCAAGGTGCCAAGCCATCTTGAAGGTCAGTTGCAACCGTTGCGCCTGGAGGCTCTTCGGGACGTCCGGCTGGTACGCCTCAAGGTGCTGGACCGAGATGTGGCGTTCTGCGCCCCCGATTTCCTAGGGCTTTTACGCCTCAAAGCCGCGCTGCGGCAGCATCCCGAACTAGCCCGTTATTTATGTCTAGTCCCCGAGCGTAGCTTGCGCAGCTACCTCGTGCGTGGTGCGGGCAGGGCGCTGATCGACAGCGCGCGGCAGAACCTGACCCGGCGCTGGCCGCGTGCGGCAGCCCAGCTGGAGCTGACCGCCGGTGCGCGCTCTGCCTTCGTGCTGGGTGTCGTGATGCTGGTGGCCTTAGTGCTGATGGCGCCCTATGTCAGTCAGCTCTACTTGTTGCCGTTCGCCATCCTGATGCTGGTGGTTCCCGCCCTGGTGCGGATCGCGGCTCTTGCGGTAACACCCCAAGAGCCGCCCCAATCAAGCGAACGAGGCAATGACGCCGATCTGCCGGTTTATTCCGTGCTGATCCCGCTCCGCGATGAAGCCGCGATGGTGCCGCAACTTGCCGAGGCGATGACTGCGCTCAACTATCCACCCGACAAGCTCGATATCATCTTCGTCGTGGAGGCCAGTTCGACCACAACCGTGGAGGCAGTGCAGGCGCAACTGCACCACCCCCAGTTTTCCCTCGTCGCCGTGCCTGACGCGGCGCCGCGGACCAAGCCAAAGGCGCTCGATTTCGCCCTCCCCCTGTGCCGGGGGGAGTTTGTGGTGATCTTTGACGCCGAGGATACACCTCATCCCGACCAGCTCTGGCGCGTCGCCCACCGCTTCCGCGATGCACCGCAGCTGCAATGCGTGCAAGCGCGGCTGGTGATCGACAATGGCACCGAGAACTGGCTGACGGCACTGTTTGCCGGCGAGTATGCGGGACTATTTACCGTTGTGTTGCCGGCGCTCTCGCGCTGGGGTCTGCCGATGCCACTGGGTGGCACCTCCAACCACTTTCGAGTTGATACCCTCCGAAGCATGGGCGGCTGGGACGCGTTCAATGTCACGGAGGATGCCGATCTCGGCATGCGGCTGGCGCGACTGCATCACGCGGTGGAAACCATCGATATCGGCACCGTGGAAGAAGCTCCCACACAGTTGGGCACCTGGATGGCTCAGCGCTCGCGTTGGATGAAAGGCTGGATGCAGACCTTCATCGTCCACAATCGCGATCCGAGACTCTTGCTGCGCCATGCCGGCCTTGGCCGAACGCTCGCCTTCGAGCTCATGATCCTGAGCATGATCATTGCGCCGCTCTTGCATGTGGGCCTGCTCGCAACCCTCCTCGCGCGTTGGCTGCTGGGGGCTTCGCCTTGGGCGAGCGGCTGGGATTTTTGGTCCCTGCTTTATCTGGGGATCTTCGCGCTCGGTTATGGCAGTGCGGTCGCGACCACTTGGGCGGGCTTGCGCCGCCTGGAGCGTGACGACCTGCTGCTGGTCCAACTCTTGTTGCCGTTCTACTGGCTCTTGTCGGCCGCCGCGACCTTGCGCGCTCTGCACGAACTCACCAATAGGCCATTCCATTGGAGCAAGACCAGGCACCGGCCGGTGTCCCGTAACCGGTTGCGGCTCCCCGCACCGGCACGAACCGGTTGGCAGTTGTTCGCGGGTCGGTAA
- a CDS encoding tripartite tricarboxylate transporter permease: protein MDTFGLLGEGLLAALQWQNLLYALIGVTLGTAVGVLPGIGPALTVALLLPVTYKLDPAGSLIMFAGIYYGGMYGGSTTSILLNTPGESASIVTALEGNKMARKGRGGPALATAAVGSFVAGLIATLALAFVAPWVVKFALAFGPAEYFALMVLAFITVSAAFGDSALRGLTALFIGLGLGVIGIDLQTGQSRLAFGIPDLLDGIEVTTLAVALFAIGETLKIASDRSQVNEEVLAVKGSVWMTKEDWKRSWIPWLRGTAIGFPIGAMPAGGADVASFLSYSAEKSFAKRPEEFGQGAIEGVAGPEAANNASAAGTLVPLLTLGLPTTATAAIMLAGFQQFGLQPGPLLFTSNASLVWALIASLLVANFMLIVLNLPLIGVWVRLLTIPKPWLYGGILVFATLGTLGANGGISGRLGPISYSFELLLLLAFGILGYLLRRFGYPIAPVVVGLILGPMAEQQLRRALAISQGDPLVLFHSPIAITLYVVALLAVALPFYLRWRGRGQMLSQLASDED, encoded by the coding sequence ATGGATACTTTTGGTCTTTTGGGTGAGGGCCTGCTGGCCGCATTGCAGTGGCAGAACCTGCTTTATGCACTGATTGGCGTGACGCTGGGCACCGCTGTGGGCGTGTTGCCAGGGATTGGCCCCGCGCTGACCGTCGCACTGCTGCTGCCGGTGACCTACAAGCTCGATCCTGCGGGATCGCTGATCATGTTTGCCGGCATTTATTATGGCGGCATGTATGGCGGCTCGACCACGTCGATCCTCCTCAACACCCCTGGCGAAAGTGCCTCGATCGTCACCGCGCTCGAGGGCAACAAGATGGCGCGCAAGGGTCGCGGCGGGCCGGCGCTGGCAACGGCTGCCGTCGGCTCCTTTGTGGCGGGGCTGATCGCGACATTGGCGCTGGCCTTTGTCGCCCCCTGGGTGGTGAAATTTGCGCTGGCTTTCGGCCCAGCGGAGTATTTCGCGCTGATGGTGCTGGCCTTCATCACTGTCTCAGCGGCCTTTGGCGACAGCGCGCTGCGGGGGCTGACGGCGCTTTTTATCGGGTTGGGGCTCGGGGTGATCGGCATTGACCTGCAGACCGGGCAATCGCGTCTCGCCTTCGGCATCCCCGACCTCCTGGACGGCATTGAGGTGACCACGCTCGCCGTGGCTTTGTTCGCCATCGGCGAGACCCTCAAGATCGCATCGGATCGCTCGCAGGTGAACGAAGAAGTGCTCGCGGTCAAAGGTTCGGTCTGGATGACCAAGGAGGACTGGAAGCGCAGCTGGATTCCGTGGCTGCGCGGCACCGCAATCGGCTTTCCCATAGGCGCCATGCCGGCAGGCGGGGCGGATGTCGCGAGCTTTTTGTCCTATAGCGCGGAAAAGAGCTTTGCCAAGCGACCCGAAGAGTTCGGCCAAGGCGCGATCGAAGGCGTGGCCGGGCCGGAAGCGGCGAACAACGCCTCGGCGGCGGGCACACTCGTTCCCCTGTTGACGCTCGGGTTGCCTACCACCGCCACGGCCGCAATCATGCTGGCTGGTTTTCAGCAGTTCGGGCTGCAGCCAGGGCCGCTCCTGTTCACCAGCAACGCGTCGCTGGTGTGGGCGCTGATCGCGAGCCTCCTTGTCGCCAATTTCATGTTGATCGTGCTGAACCTGCCGCTGATCGGCGTGTGGGTGCGGCTGCTGACCATTCCCAAGCCATGGCTCTATGGTGGAATTTTGGTGTTTGCGACGCTCGGAACGCTCGGCGCCAATGGCGGCATATCCGGGCGGCTAGGGCCAATCAGCTATTCATTCGAGTTGCTGCTGTTATTGGCGTTCGGGATCCTCGGCTATCTGCTGCGGCGTTTTGGCTATCCGATCGCACCCGTGGTGGTCGGGCTCATCTTGGGGCCGATGGCGGAACAGCAGTTGCGGCGCGCATTGGCAATCAGCCAAGGGGATCCCCTGGTGCTGTTCCACTCCCCCATCGCGATAACGCTTTATGTCGTGGCCTTGTTGGCAGTCGCCCTGCCCTTTTATCTGCGCTGGCGCGGGCGCGGGCAGATGCTGAGCCAGCTAGCGAGCGACGAGGACTAA
- a CDS encoding tripartite tricarboxylate transporter TctB family protein, translated as MTSGEPNLSRRPDGAALVIAAVLAAIAAVIIWQTSQMRVPPIQAKVGPTVFPYVIAGGLLLLSAGTLVEAMRGKFPARDRDNYVPILWIVGGLLAQLLLLTTVGFSIATGVLFAFTAQAFGRGPLWKTIPIGIVFAFIVWFIFAKGLQLSLPAGPLERLIP; from the coding sequence ATGACCTCTGGCGAACCCAATCTCTCGCGCCGCCCCGATGGGGCGGCGCTTGTCATAGCGGCGGTCCTTGCGGCGATTGCGGCGGTGATCATCTGGCAGACCAGCCAGATGCGCGTCCCGCCCATTCAGGCCAAGGTCGGACCGACCGTGTTCCCTTATGTGATTGCCGGTGGACTGCTCCTGCTTTCAGCCGGGACACTGGTTGAAGCCATGCGGGGCAAGTTTCCTGCGCGTGACCGCGACAATTACGTGCCGATCCTTTGGATCGTTGGCGGCCTTTTGGCGCAGTTGCTGTTGCTGACCACTGTGGGTTTCTCCATCGCCACCGGCGTGCTGTTTGCCTTCACCGCCCAGGCATTCGGGCGCGGCCCACTCTGGAAGACCATCCCGATCGGCATCGTCTTTGCCTTTATCGTCTGGTTCATCTTTGCCAAAGGCTTGCAGTTGTCGCTGCCTGCCGGGCCGCTGGAACGCCTTATCCCCTGA
- a CDS encoding tripartite tricarboxylate transporter substrate-binding protein, with translation MNKLVFAALITGALAVPAFAADYTIMAPAAPGGGWDQTARAMQEALQSDGISGNVQVTNVPGAGGTIGLAQFVNQSTGNPNALIVGGYVMVGAILTNASPVTLEQVTPIARLTGEAVVVVVPAASDLQTMDDLVAKLKADPGSVSWAGGSAGGADHITAGLIAKTVGVDPTAVNYIAYSGGGEALAALLGGQVTVGISGYSEFASQIAAGELRLLAVSSDERIPGVDAPTLREAGIDMALQNWRMVAAAPGITDEQKASITADIEKMVNSQSWKTTLETKGWVDTYLAGGEFAAQLAADTAATEAILKDIGLVQ, from the coding sequence ATGAACAAACTGGTTTTTGCTGCGCTGATCACCGGCGCACTTGCGGTGCCAGCTTTTGCTGCCGATTACACCATCATGGCGCCCGCGGCCCCAGGCGGTGGCTGGGACCAGACCGCGCGCGCCATGCAGGAAGCGCTGCAGTCCGACGGGATTTCGGGCAATGTGCAGGTCACCAATGTTCCCGGCGCCGGTGGCACGATCGGGCTGGCGCAGTTTGTCAACCAGTCGACCGGCAATCCCAACGCCCTGATCGTGGGCGGCTATGTGATGGTCGGCGCCATTCTCACCAATGCATCTCCTGTGACCTTGGAACAGGTGACGCCCATTGCCCGCCTTACCGGCGAGGCCGTCGTGGTGGTGGTACCGGCAGCATCGGACTTGCAAACCATGGATGACCTGGTTGCCAAGCTCAAGGCCGATCCGGGCTCGGTGTCCTGGGCCGGCGGCTCGGCGGGCGGTGCCGATCACATCACGGCAGGGCTGATCGCCAAGACCGTGGGCGTGGATCCGACTGCCGTCAACTACATCGCTTATTCCGGCGGTGGCGAGGCTCTCGCAGCCCTCCTCGGCGGACAGGTCACCGTCGGCATTTCGGGCTACAGCGAATTTGCTTCGCAGATCGCGGCTGGCGAATTGCGGCTGCTGGCTGTATCGAGCGACGAACGCATCCCCGGCGTCGATGCGCCAACCCTGCGCGAAGCCGGTATCGACATGGCGCTGCAGAACTGGCGCATGGTTGCCGCCGCTCCCGGTATCACCGACGAGCAGAAGGCCTCCATCACCGCCGACATCGAAAAGATGGTGAACTCGCAGAGCTGGAAGACCACGCTTGAAACCAAGGGCTGGGTCGACACCTATCTCGCCGGTGGCGAGTTCGCAGCCCAGCTTGCCGCCGATACGGCAGCGACCGAGGCCATCCTGAAAGACATCGGCCTGGTGCAATGA
- a CDS encoding SGNH/GDSL hydrolase family protein has product MHLVLLGDSILDNGAYVEPAGSVLEQLQQEVGSSAQVSLLARDGALIAGTIEQLGRVPRGATHLVVSAGGNDALRHTGVLLERATSVAQALSKIEPVRDGFAKGYRAMLDTAAGLPLPIALCTIYDVQFDDPVQRRMSNLALGLLNDVITREAVRRRWPVIDLRVLFDAPGDYANAIEPSAAGAGKIALTTAQIVRNHDFAGPSAFYGGAR; this is encoded by the coding sequence ATGCACCTGGTCTTGCTCGGCGACTCAATCCTTGACAACGGCGCTTATGTGGAACCCGCGGGCTCCGTGCTGGAGCAGTTGCAACAGGAAGTGGGCTCGAGCGCGCAAGTCAGTCTTCTGGCCCGCGATGGGGCACTGATCGCCGGCACCATCGAGCAACTTGGCCGCGTTCCCCGTGGTGCCACGCATCTGGTGGTCAGCGCGGGCGGCAATGATGCGCTGCGCCATACGGGCGTGCTGCTGGAGCGGGCCACATCGGTTGCACAGGCCTTGAGCAAGATCGAGCCGGTGCGGGATGGCTTTGCGAAGGGCTATCGAGCAATGCTCGACACCGCGGCCGGCCTGCCGCTGCCAATCGCGCTGTGTACCATCTACGATGTTCAGTTTGATGACCCCGTGCAGCGTCGCATGTCCAATCTGGCGCTGGGCCTCCTCAACGACGTCATCACGCGCGAAGCGGTTCGACGCCGCTGGCCCGTGATCGACCTGCGTGTGCTCTTCGATGCTCCCGGCGATTATGCCAATGCCATCGAGCCCTCGGCGGCGGGCGCCGGCAAGATCGCGTTGACCACGGCACAGATCGTGCGCAACCACGATTTTGCCGGACCGTCTGCATTTTATGGTGGCGCCCGCTAG
- a CDS encoding glycosyltransferase family 87 protein, with amino-acid sequence MTFPYRLLALAAALCLVAFSLWAISGELRRVLPPHGLWDFGAFVASGRAAAEGLNPYGVYPPLTPHVVFPGFQAWNPNLNPPISALLFQLFDLAPPEHSLWVWSWISVALYAAAVLLLAQRYAPDWRAIVLVAWAFGLAGFWDTLYLGQIYVPLVLAAVGAWLLLDRDQPIWAGVLIGLVIAMKPNFLVWPVLLFLSGQRLPSLVSVFTAALISAIPLAIYGPEIYRQWLELVVSDGERAFFLTNASISGLAARAGVPFLGTALSAALLLALAAWAWFRRPGIMQVSALGLLAAVLASPLGWIHYTLFLLPVIVAYRQHWAMWIVAALLVVPVPKILGYFGAEPWLQFTLGSAYGWALVLCLVVLLFSDGSTATGPAPRRT; translated from the coding sequence ATGACGTTTCCCTACCGTCTGCTGGCCTTGGCAGCGGCACTATGTTTAGTCGCGTTTTCCTTGTGGGCGATCTCGGGCGAACTTCGCCGCGTGCTTCCGCCCCACGGGCTCTGGGATTTCGGTGCCTTTGTTGCGTCCGGACGCGCGGCAGCCGAGGGCCTCAATCCCTATGGCGTTTATCCGCCTCTGACACCTCATGTGGTTTTTCCGGGCTTTCAAGCCTGGAACCCGAACTTGAATCCCCCCATTTCCGCGCTGCTGTTCCAGCTGTTCGATCTGGCCCCGCCCGAGCACTCGCTCTGGGTCTGGTCCTGGATTTCAGTCGCGCTTTATGCCGCCGCCGTGTTGCTGCTGGCGCAACGCTATGCGCCGGACTGGCGCGCTATCGTCCTCGTCGCCTGGGCCTTCGGGCTCGCCGGGTTTTGGGACACGCTTTACCTTGGGCAGATCTATGTGCCGCTGGTCCTGGCTGCGGTTGGCGCCTGGCTGCTGCTGGATCGTGACCAACCCATCTGGGCCGGTGTGTTGATCGGGCTCGTAATTGCCATGAAGCCCAACTTCCTCGTTTGGCCGGTGCTGCTGTTCCTGTCAGGGCAGCGCCTGCCCAGCCTGGTATCGGTCTTTACCGCCGCTCTTATCAGCGCCATTCCTCTCGCCATCTATGGGCCAGAAATTTATCGCCAATGGCTTGAGTTGGTGGTTTCTGATGGGGAACGGGCGTTTTTCCTCACCAATGCTTCGATCTCCGGGCTTGCCGCCCGTGCCGGCGTGCCCTTCCTGGGGACAGCGCTCAGCGCCGCACTGCTGCTCGCGCTCGCAGCCTGGGCGTGGTTCCGCCGGCCCGGCATCATGCAGGTCAGTGCCCTCGGGCTCCTCGCCGCAGTTCTGGCCTCGCCTTTGGGTTGGATCCACTACACCCTATTCTTGCTACCCGTGATCGTTGCTTATCGCCAGCATTGGGCGATGTGGATCGTGGCCGCGCTCCTGGTCGTCCCCGTTCCCAAGATTCTTGGCTATTTCGGCGCCGAGCCATGGCTGCAATTCACGCTGGGCTCGGCCTATGGCTGGGCGCTGGTGCTTTGCCTCGTCGTGCTGCTGTTCTCGGATGGCAGCACGGCAACCGGGCCTGCTCCGCGCCGCACATAA